In Amycolatopsis endophytica, the following are encoded in one genomic region:
- a CDS encoding chorismate mutase: MSKHGRVARGVAVTALTVAGAMSVTVAPAAAANTPVDGAPTSHKALGRLGTLTDLVVERLRVSDDVAASKFGTNSPIDDPAREQQVLDQVRQQAGTLGLDPESAAAFFRDQITASKVVQSGLFARWTARPDEAPTTRPDLGQIRTRLDRLTTELLGQLKATQEVRGSRVPCTVQLALATGSATVLERLDALHRHALDTAVHSVCTGEAVTAA, translated from the coding sequence GTGAGCAAGCACGGCAGAGTCGCTCGTGGCGTCGCGGTCACCGCCCTGACGGTGGCCGGTGCGATGTCGGTGACCGTTGCCCCGGCCGCGGCCGCGAACACGCCCGTCGACGGTGCTCCCACCTCCCACAAGGCGCTCGGCAGGCTCGGCACGTTGACCGACCTCGTCGTCGAACGCCTTCGGGTGAGCGACGACGTGGCGGCGTCCAAGTTCGGCACGAACTCGCCGATCGACGACCCCGCCCGTGAACAGCAAGTGCTCGACCAGGTACGGCAGCAGGCCGGCACGCTCGGCCTGGACCCGGAGTCGGCGGCGGCCTTCTTCCGGGACCAGATCACGGCGAGCAAGGTGGTGCAGAGCGGACTGTTCGCGCGGTGGACGGCCCGCCCGGACGAAGCTCCCACCACCCGCCCCGACCTGGGACAGATCCGCACGCGGCTTGACCGGCTGACCACGGAGCTGCTCGGTCAGCTCAAGGCCACGCAGGAGGTGCGTGGCTCGCGCGTCCCGTGCACGGTCCAGCTCGCCTTGGCCACCGGTTCGGCGACGGTCCTGGAGCGGCTCGACGCCCTGCATCGCCACGCGCTCGACACCGCGGTGCACTCCGTGTGCACCGGCGAGGCCGTCACCGCGGCGTAG
- a CDS encoding oxidoreductase, which translates to MTRKRWSADDIPGQQGRTAVVTGANTGLGFAIAAGLARRGASVVLACRDPGKAAAAADRIRAGAPGATVRTLALDLASLKSVRAAARRLHDEYDGFDLLVNNAGGFRVRYSVSEDGFESTIAVNHLGPFAFTGLVLDLLTGTPGSRVVTVSSNGHRQGTIDPADLDPEPGAAYRFMPAYNRAKLANLLFSHELDRRLRAAGARTISVAGHPGLARTDGGRDMHWVVRAALKPSVNPLALTLSQSAAKGALGPLRAATDPRARGGDYYGPRGRTGHPEPVTTSELAHDADLQRRLWEASERLTKVAYLSDPIRKSEASK; encoded by the coding sequence GTGACACGGAAACGCTGGTCCGCCGACGACATCCCCGGGCAGCAAGGCCGGACAGCGGTGGTCACGGGCGCCAACACCGGGCTGGGCTTCGCGATCGCCGCCGGGCTCGCCCGGCGCGGCGCCTCCGTCGTGCTCGCCTGCCGCGACCCGGGCAAGGCGGCCGCCGCGGCCGACCGGATCAGGGCCGGCGCACCCGGCGCCACGGTCCGCACCCTTGCGCTGGACCTCGCCTCGCTCAAGTCGGTTCGCGCCGCCGCCCGGCGGCTGCACGACGAGTACGACGGCTTCGACCTGCTCGTGAACAACGCCGGTGGCTTCCGCGTGCGGTACTCGGTCAGCGAGGACGGCTTCGAGTCGACCATCGCCGTCAACCACCTCGGCCCGTTCGCGTTCACCGGTCTGGTCCTGGACCTGCTGACCGGAACGCCCGGATCCAGGGTGGTGACCGTCAGCAGCAACGGGCACCGGCAGGGCACGATCGACCCCGCCGACCTCGATCCCGAGCCCGGCGCCGCCTACCGGTTCATGCCGGCCTACAACCGCGCGAAGCTGGCCAACCTGCTCTTCAGCCACGAGCTGGACCGTCGCCTTCGAGCCGCCGGCGCGCGCACCATCTCGGTGGCCGGGCATCCCGGGCTCGCGCGGACCGACGGCGGGCGTGACATGCACTGGGTGGTCCGGGCCGCGCTCAAACCCAGCGTGAACCCGCTCGCGCTCACGCTGTCCCAGAGCGCGGCGAAGGGAGCGCTGGGGCCACTGCGGGCCGCCACGGACCCGCGGGCGCGGGGTGGCGACTACTACGGCCCGCGCGGGCGCACCGGCCATCCCGAGCCGGTCACCACGAGCGAACTGGCCCACGACGCCGACTTGCAGCGGCGGTTGTGGGAAGCATCCGAGCGGCTGACCAAGGTCGCCTACCTGTCCGATCCCATCCGGAAAAGCGAGGCAAGCAAGTGA
- a CDS encoding organic hydroperoxide resistance protein gives MTKPVYVGAATSTGDGRAGGRVRTDDGLLEVSLAIPKEMGGPGGATNPEQLFAAGWAACFHSALKAVAARRKVGITDSAVVAEVQVHSTPEGGFTLGAALHVELSGVDQATADRLVEGAHAMCPYSNATRGNIAVTVDATVG, from the coding sequence ATGACAAAGCCCGTATACGTCGGCGCCGCCACCTCCACCGGCGACGGCCGGGCGGGGGGACGGGTGAGGACCGACGACGGTCTGCTCGAGGTCTCCCTGGCGATCCCCAAGGAGATGGGCGGCCCCGGCGGTGCGACCAACCCGGAGCAGCTGTTCGCGGCGGGATGGGCCGCGTGCTTCCACTCGGCGCTCAAGGCCGTCGCGGCGCGGCGAAAGGTCGGGATCACCGACTCCGCCGTCGTCGCGGAGGTTCAGGTGCATTCGACGCCCGAAGGCGGATTCACCCTCGGTGCGGCGCTGCACGTCGAACTGTCCGGTGTGGACCAGGCCACGGCGGACCGGCTCGTCGAAGGTGCCCACGCGATGTGCCCGTATTCGAACGCGACCCGCGGCAACATTGCCGTGACCGTCGACGCGACCGTCGGCTGA